Proteins from one Fragaria vesca subsp. vesca linkage group LG6, FraVesHawaii_1.0, whole genome shotgun sequence genomic window:
- the LOC101295933 gene encoding F-box/LRR-repeat protein At3g48880-like, whose amino-acid sequence MLRPETEMKLSSDLSSPPRINGVVSNQDADQSLSRKWEELEVDCLATVFAKVGMESLVLALPFVCKSWYATTQNPLCWKFLSFPEFQPYPLFSTVHNDDDEIQSFGPFYDKFVEEFQIDRTRFSITGFIKLIVNHSKGKAVELKLPPFCTEEALRYVADACPGIRCMHFADDLELFKHSQILPEVIVKWKFLEDLTLGGNMDNISRQLDLMVEQRLCGYFEAALLPYDNFGNMVTKNLGEILVQIGIHCKSLRSLHVFDTIIVVEHASTLVTMLPNLVDLTLEQCRIGHYSLVTLLRGCKKLWRFKVWNTYGFEEGHEGIRNLASHISEFKCKHDQTGHISFNLDLKEKILERRSIHICRKANSN is encoded by the coding sequence ATGTTGAGACCGGAGACGGAGATGAAGCTGTCGTCAGATTTGTCATCTCCACCGAGGATCAACGGCGTCGTTTCGAATCAGGACGCTGACCAATCTCTCAGTCGAAAATGGGAGGAGTTAGAAGTGGACTGTTTAGCAACTGTGTTTGCCAAGGTCGGAATGGAGTCTCTGGTTTTAGCTCTCCCTTTTGTATGCAAATCGTGGTACGCAACAACGCAAAATCCTTTATGTTGGAAGTTTCTCTCTTTTCCAGAGTTCCAGCCCTATCCTTTGTTTTCTACTGTTCATAATGATGATGATGAAATCCAGAGTTTTGGCCCCTTTTACGATAAGTTTGTAGAAGAATTCCAAATTGATAGGACTCGTTTTTCGATCACCGGTTTTATAAAATTGATAGTCAATCATAGCAAGGGAAAAGCAGTTGAGCTGAAGCTACCTCCATTTTGCACAGAAGAAGCATTGAGATATGTTGCAGATGCGTGTCCTGGAATTAGGTGTATGCATTTTGCTGACGATTTAGAGCTTTTCAAGCACTCTCAGATTCTCCCGGAAGTGATTGTCAAGTGGAAGTTTCTGGAGGACTTGACTTTGGGTGGAAACATGGACAATATCAGCAGACAATTGGATTTGATGGTTGAACAGAGGTTGTGTGGTTATTTTGAGGCTGCGTTGTTGCCATACGACAACTTTGGCAATATGGTGACTAAGAACTTGGGCGAGATTCTGGTGCAGATTGGCATTCACTGCAAGAGTTTACGGAGTTTGCATGTTTTTGATACTATCATTGTTGTTGAACACGCATCGACACTAGTGACAATGCTGCCAAATCTTGTGGACTTAACCCTAGAACAATGCCGCATTGGGCATTACAGTCTTGTCACGCTCTTGCGGGGCTGCAAGAAGCTTTGGCGCTTCAAGGTTTGGAATACTTACGGTTTTGAAGAGGGTCACGAAGGAATTCGAAATCTTGCTTCTCATATTAGTGAATTTAAGTGTAAGCATGATCAAACCGGTCATATATCCTTCAATTTGGACTTGAAGGAGAAGATTTTGGAAAGGAGAAGCATTCATATATGTAGAAAGGCAAATTCAAACTAA
- the LOC101295643 gene encoding uncharacterized protein LOC101295643, with the protein MESLLLALPFVCKSWHAASLNPLCWEILHFPEFEPYPLFTTVDDTNVEPKSFGPFYNKFVEDYKMDRTRFSITGFVKLVVDRSKGKAVELKLPQFCTEEALRYAADGCPGIRYLHFTDDLVFFKHSQILPEVIGKWKLLEHLTLGGNMENIMRQFQVKGGEHLSRDFEEKLLVLLDNVHPIRNKNLHEILVQVGIHCKRMRTLHVFDGCVGEDEALAIAAGLPNLVFFDLGTVSH; encoded by the coding sequence ATGGAGTCTCTCCTTCTAGCTCTCCCTTTCGTCTGTAAATCATGGCACGCTGCATCTCTCAATCCCTTATGCTGGGAAATTCTCCATTTTCCCGAGTTTGAGCCCTATCCTCTGTTCACTACCGTTGATGATACCAATGTTGAGCCCAAGAGCTTTGGCCCATTCTACAATAAGTTTGTGGAGGATTACAAGATGGATAGGACTCGGTTTTCGATCACCGGTTTTGTGAAATTGGTCGTCGATCGTAGCAAGGGGAAGGCTGTTGAGCTGAAGCTGCCTCAGTTTTGTACCGAAGAAGCGTTGCGTTATGCTGCGGATGGTTGTCCTGGGATTAGGTATCTGCATTTTACGGACGACTTGGTGTTTTTCAAGCATTCGCAGATTCTGCCGGAGGTGATCGGAAAGTGGAAGCTTCTGGAGCATTTGACTTTGGGTGGGAACATGGAGAATATTATGAGGCAGTTTCAAGTGAAGGGTGGGGAGCATTTGAGTAGGGATTTCGAGGAGAAGTTGTTGGTGTTGTTGGATAATGTACATCCGATTAGGAATAAGAATTTGCATGAGATTCTGGTGCAGGTTGGGATTCACTGCAAACGGATGCGTACTCTGCATGTTTTTGATGGATGTGTGGGTGAGGATGAGGCGTTGGCGATTGCGGCAGGGCTGCCGAATCTTGTGTTTTTTGACCTTGGAACAGTGTCGCATTGA